The genomic stretch ATGATAATATAGAATATCCAAGCTATATAACAGGTGCTTTGCTTCATGCAAGAGTTAGTGCTATAATAACAGAAAAAGAGTTTAATATAACTGATAAAGAAATTTTAAAAGCTATAGAAAGCCATACAGTAGGACATGCTAATATGAGCATGCTTGAAAAAATAATATATGCTGCCGATTATCTTGAACCTACTAGAAAACTTGAAACAGCTGATAAAATAAGAGAAAAAATTTTTACAGATTTTGATGATGCATTTTTAGAAGTAGTTTATGAATCCATAAGTTTTGTGCTTAGTAAGAAACAATATTTATCTGATAAAACTATAGAACTTTATAATTCTCTAGTAATAAAATAATAATTTTTAAATATTAGAAAACCAAATATAAAAATTGTGAGCGGACAGCGTCATTTGCTATACATTTTAGCGAACAATTTTTATTAGCAATAATAATAAAATAATAATTTTTAAATATTATAAAGCCAAATATAAAAATTGTGAGCGGACAGCGTCATTTGCTATATATTTTTAGCGAACAATTTTTATTAGCAATAATAATAAAATAATGATATTATAAACTTTTAAATACTTAAATTGGGAACATTTTTTTATGGATATCAAAGTAAATAATATAAAAAAAGCATATATAATATTTGTAGCTGACAGCAAACAATACAGAAACAGCAAAATTAATATAGATAATATACTAGATGAACTTTCAATGCTATGCGATACAGCAGGATATGAAGTAGCAGAAAGATATTCATTTATTCAGCAAAAAATAACTGCGGGTACTTATATAGGTACTGGTAAATTAGAAAGTTTGAAAGAAAGTGCATTAGTTGATAATGTTGAATATTTCGTATTTGATAATGAGTTAAGCGGTTCGCAGGTTAATGCTATAGAAGAAGGCTCCAATATAAGGGCACTTACAAGAACGGAGATAATACTAGAAATATTTGCAATGCGTGCAAAAACTATGACTGCGAAAATGCAGGTGGAATTAGCATTTTTAGAATTTGAATATCCTAGGTTAAAAGGAAAAAGGACTAATCTAAGCCAAATAAAAGGAGGTATTGGTTTAAGAGGAGGAGCTGGAGAAAAGCAGCTGGAATATGACAGAAGAAGAGCAAGAGAGAGAATACATAAATTAAAAACTCAATTAAGCAAAGTTGAAAAATCAGCAAGCACTGGAAGAAAATCAAGAGGAAATGCTTTTAGAGTTGCTATAGTAGGATACACTAATGCCGGAAAAAGTACATTATTTAATCTGCTATGCAAAGAAAGTGTTTATGTGGAAGATAAATTATTTGCAACATTAGATACTCATACTAGGAAACTATATCTTGGAGATGATACACCTGTAGAAGCTATAATAAGCGATACGGTAGGATTTATAGACAGACTTCCGCATACATTAGTAGCATCATTTAAATCTACTCTCTCCGAAGTTGTAGAAGCCGATTTATTACTGCATTTAGTTGACGCTTCCGATGAAAATATAAATAATAAACTCATTCAAGTAGAAAGTATCATAAAAGAAATAGATGCTTCACATATAAAACGTATTGTAGTATTTAATAAAATTGATAACATTGATGAAGTGCAGAAAAATAAAATATCTACTTCTTATGATGATTCAATATTGATAAGTGCTAAAAATAATATTAATATAGAAATGCTTAGAAAGAAAATACTTGATTATATATTGGAACTAAAAAGCTAATAAATTAATTTTGCCTTCTCAGCTGAGCAAATATAACAACCCAAAAATCCTCTCCGTTAATAGCATAATGTGAGACGCCTACATGGGTAAATTTA from Brachyspira murdochii DSM 12563 encodes the following:
- the yqeK gene encoding bis(5'-nucleosyl)-tetraphosphatase (symmetrical) YqeK; protein product: MRAFNNQELEIVKYINEYLPFREKHILSTRELSIKIAEKYGADTNKASISALCHDLGKRYKDDDMRKIILENDNIEYPSYITGALLHARVSAIITEKEFNITDKEILKAIESHTVGHANMSMLEKIIYAADYLEPTRKLETADKIREKIFTDFDDAFLEVVYESISFVLSKKQYLSDKTIELYNSLVIK
- the hflX gene encoding GTPase HflX, with the protein product MDIKVNNIKKAYIIFVADSKQYRNSKINIDNILDELSMLCDTAGYEVAERYSFIQQKITAGTYIGTGKLESLKESALVDNVEYFVFDNELSGSQVNAIEEGSNIRALTRTEIILEIFAMRAKTMTAKMQVELAFLEFEYPRLKGKRTNLSQIKGGIGLRGGAGEKQLEYDRRRARERIHKLKTQLSKVEKSASTGRKSRGNAFRVAIVGYTNAGKSTLFNLLCKESVYVEDKLFATLDTHTRKLYLGDDTPVEAIISDTVGFIDRLPHTLVASFKSTLSEVVEADLLLHLVDASDENINNKLIQVESIIKEIDASHIKRIVVFNKIDNIDEVQKNKISTSYDDSILISAKNNINIEMLRKKILDYILELKS